The Saccharopolyspora gloriosae genome window below encodes:
- a CDS encoding DegV family protein produces MKHHVAIVTDSTASIPTDVAEQLNICVIQLELKIGDQENDERRVPHAELAQAMREGTPVETGPPPPPAFFWNYNDAASAGAEAIVSVHISEGLSQTCVSARTAAEEVNLPVYVVDSRLCGLGIGFPVIAAAEAAAQGASPQGVLGVLDRRLRSTTQMIYVDTLEYLRRSGRVGRAQAMFGQALSIKPVLVLREGILEPLVKGRGPDRALKKAVRQAVARAGNGPVDIGIEHFQYGDRAQEVAEQLRAQLPQVRRVVIAETSAIIGAHAGPGALGLTVSPAG; encoded by the coding sequence ATGAAACACCACGTCGCCATCGTGACGGACTCCACCGCCTCGATCCCCACCGACGTCGCCGAACAGCTGAACATCTGCGTGATCCAGCTGGAGCTCAAAATCGGCGACCAGGAGAACGACGAGCGCCGCGTCCCGCACGCCGAACTCGCGCAGGCGATGCGCGAGGGCACTCCCGTCGAAACGGGACCGCCGCCGCCGCCCGCGTTCTTCTGGAACTACAACGACGCCGCCTCCGCCGGAGCCGAGGCGATCGTGTCCGTGCACATCTCCGAAGGCCTGTCCCAGACCTGCGTGTCGGCCCGCACCGCGGCCGAGGAGGTCAACCTGCCGGTCTACGTCGTCGATTCCCGGCTGTGCGGCCTGGGCATCGGCTTCCCCGTGATCGCCGCCGCCGAGGCCGCGGCCCAGGGGGCGAGCCCGCAGGGCGTGCTGGGAGTGCTGGACCGGCGGCTGCGCAGCACCACGCAGATGATCTACGTGGACACCTTGGAGTACCTGCGCCGCAGCGGCCGGGTGGGCCGCGCGCAGGCCATGTTCGGGCAGGCGCTGTCGATCAAGCCGGTGCTGGTGCTGCGCGAAGGCATCCTGGAACCGCTGGTGAAGGGCCGCGGCCCGGACCGGGCGCTGAAGAAGGCCGTGCGCCAAGCCGTGGCCCGCGCCGGGAACGGCCCGGTCGACATCGGCATCGAGCACTTCCAGTACGGCGACCGCGCCCAGGAGGTAGCCGAGCAGCTGCGCGCCCAGCTCCCGCAGGTCCGCCGCGTCGTCATCGCCGAGACCAGCGCCATCATCGGCGCCCACGCCGGCCCCGGCGCCCTCGGCCTCACCGTCTCCCCCGCCGGATGA
- the hrpA gene encoding ATP-dependent RNA helicase HrpA, translating to MGTSPVSSPLADLRGRLPELMFNDQRRLRRRIEGARKIKDAAKLESATGEIAADVAAAELRVEQRRAAVPVIGYPEQLPVSARREDLLAAIRDNQVVIVAGETGSGKTTQIPKMCLELGRGVQGVIGHTQPRRLAARTVAERVAEELGTELGEAVGYQVRFTERAGESTLVKLMTDGILLAEIQRDRLLRRYDTLIIDEAHERSLNVDFLLGYLKQLLPRRPDLKVIITSATIDPDRFSRHFDDAPIVEVSGRTYPVEVRYRPLVEESPDPDLPVNERDQTQAICDAVDELGAEGTGDVLVFLSGEREIRDTADALNQLKLRNTEVLPLYARLSAAEQHRAFQPHTGRRIVLATNVAETSLTVPGIKYVIDPGTARISRYSFRTKVQRLPIEPVSQASANQRKGRCGRVSEGICIRLYSELDFESRPEFTDPEILRTNLASVILQMTSLGLGDVASFPFLEPPDRRQITDGVNLLHELGALDESGKDDDRRLTPIGRSLAQLPIDPRLARMVIAADRNGCLHETLVIASGLSIQDPRERPAEHQQAAGEKHARFSDKESDFLALLNLWNHLREQKGELSSNQFRKQCKADFLNYLRVREWQDLYSQLRQMAKSLDMTINDRPADAERVHRSLLAGLLSHIGLKDTDKKTEKAGPRQRGASEYLGARSAKFAIFPGSALFKKPPRFVMSAELVETSRLWARVNARIEPEWVEDLAGHLVKRSYSEPHWEKNRAAVMASEKVTLYGVPLVAGRKVNYGRVEPELCRELFIRHALVEGDWDTNHRFFHDNRALLAEVEDLEERARRRDILVDDETLFEFYDQRVGAEVVSGRHFDTWWKKTRREQPELLNFEKSMLINQESARVTDHDYPDTWQQGGHRLELTYQFEPGSDADGVTAHIPLAVLNQIEPAGFDWQIPGLREERVIALLKSLPKTLRRNFVPVPDHARAALSRMPAMRGDLVGALSEQLRAMTGVVVPPDSFDVDALPEHLTMSFRVIDGDGKKLAESKDLDELKQRLRPKLRAEISAAADTVERVGLSEWSFGELPRTFEKERDGNAVKAYPSLVDEGDSVAVRMFDTEAEQRRALWDGTRRLLLLNLPSPVKSLQRGMNARTRVVLGTGPHGDVARLLEDCVTCAVDKLVADAGGPVWSQAGFAALEAKVRAGLGPVTADTAAKVEKVLTAAQQARSALADRERTMPRESLADVQDQLAGLLHPGFVAGTGWDRLPDVERYLRAVEHRLEKVQHHPQRDRQWLAQIDEVRDRYRAQLDAVPEGRAPGEDLLKVGWMIEEFRVSLFAQPLGTPHAVSAKRIHRALDKAAR from the coding sequence ATGGGTACGTCACCTGTGAGCTCCCCGCTGGCCGACCTGCGCGGCCGCCTGCCCGAGCTGATGTTCAACGACCAGCGCAGGCTCCGCCGCCGCATCGAGGGCGCCCGCAAGATCAAGGACGCCGCGAAGCTGGAGTCCGCCACCGGCGAGATCGCCGCCGACGTCGCCGCCGCCGAGCTGCGCGTCGAGCAGCGCCGCGCCGCCGTCCCGGTCATCGGCTACCCCGAGCAGCTGCCGGTCAGCGCGCGCCGCGAGGACCTGCTGGCGGCGATCCGGGACAACCAGGTCGTGATCGTCGCGGGCGAGACGGGCTCCGGCAAGACCACCCAGATCCCCAAGATGTGCCTGGAGCTGGGCCGCGGCGTGCAGGGCGTCATCGGGCACACCCAGCCGCGCAGGCTCGCCGCCCGCACCGTCGCGGAACGCGTCGCCGAGGAGCTCGGCACCGAGCTCGGCGAAGCCGTCGGCTACCAGGTGCGGTTCACCGAGCGGGCCGGTGAGTCGACGCTGGTGAAGCTGATGACCGACGGCATCCTGCTCGCCGAGATCCAGCGCGACCGGCTGCTGCGCCGCTACGACACGCTGATCATCGACGAGGCGCACGAGCGCAGCCTCAACGTCGACTTCCTGCTCGGCTACCTCAAGCAGCTGCTGCCGCGCCGCCCCGACCTCAAAGTGATCATCACGTCGGCGACGATCGACCCGGACCGGTTCTCCCGGCACTTCGACGACGCCCCGATCGTGGAGGTCTCCGGACGCACCTATCCCGTCGAGGTGCGCTACCGGCCGCTGGTCGAGGAGTCGCCGGACCCGGACCTGCCCGTCAACGAGCGCGATCAGACGCAGGCCATCTGCGACGCCGTCGACGAACTCGGCGCCGAGGGCACCGGCGACGTCCTGGTGTTCCTCAGCGGTGAGCGGGAGATCCGGGACACCGCGGACGCGCTGAACCAGCTGAAGCTGCGCAACACCGAGGTGCTGCCGCTCTACGCGCGGTTGTCGGCGGCCGAGCAGCACCGCGCGTTCCAGCCGCACACCGGCAGGCGCATCGTGCTGGCCACGAACGTCGCCGAGACCTCGCTGACGGTGCCCGGCATTAAGTACGTCATCGACCCCGGCACGGCGCGCATCTCCCGCTACAGCTTCCGCACGAAGGTGCAGCGGCTGCCGATCGAACCGGTCTCGCAGGCGTCGGCGAACCAGCGCAAGGGCCGCTGCGGCCGGGTGTCGGAGGGCATCTGCATCCGGCTGTACTCGGAGCTGGACTTCGAGTCGCGGCCCGAGTTCACCGACCCGGAGATCCTGCGCACCAACCTCGCCTCGGTGATCCTGCAGATGACGTCGCTGGGGCTCGGCGACGTGGCGTCGTTCCCGTTCCTGGAACCACCCGACCGCCGCCAGATCACCGACGGCGTCAACCTGCTGCACGAGCTCGGCGCGCTCGACGAGTCCGGCAAGGACGACGACCGCAGGCTCACCCCGATCGGGCGGTCCCTCGCGCAGCTGCCCATCGATCCGCGGCTGGCGCGGATGGTGATCGCCGCCGACCGCAACGGCTGCCTGCACGAGACCCTCGTGATCGCCTCCGGACTGTCCATCCAGGACCCCCGGGAGCGTCCGGCGGAGCACCAGCAGGCCGCGGGGGAGAAGCACGCCCGGTTCAGCGACAAGGAATCGGACTTCCTGGCGCTGCTGAACCTGTGGAACCACCTGCGCGAGCAGAAGGGCGAGCTGTCCTCGAACCAGTTCCGCAAGCAGTGCAAGGCGGACTTCCTCAACTACCTGCGGGTGCGGGAGTGGCAGGACCTCTACTCGCAGCTGCGGCAGATGGCGAAGTCGCTCGACATGACCATCAACGACCGGCCCGCCGACGCCGAGCGGGTGCACCGGTCGCTGCTGGCCGGGCTGCTCTCGCACATCGGGCTCAAGGACACCGACAAGAAGACCGAGAAGGCCGGGCCTCGCCAGCGCGGTGCCTCCGAATACCTCGGCGCGCGCAGCGCCAAGTTCGCGATCTTCCCCGGTTCGGCGCTGTTCAAGAAACCGCCGCGGTTCGTGATGTCCGCCGAACTGGTGGAGACCTCCCGGCTGTGGGCGCGGGTCAACGCTCGCATCGAACCCGAATGGGTCGAGGACCTCGCGGGGCACCTGGTCAAGCGCAGCTACAGCGAACCGCACTGGGAGAAGAACCGCGCCGCGGTGATGGCCAGCGAGAAGGTCACCCTCTACGGCGTGCCGCTGGTCGCCGGGCGCAAGGTCAACTACGGCCGGGTCGAACCGGAGCTGTGCCGGGAGCTGTTCATCCGGCACGCCCTCGTCGAAGGCGACTGGGACACGAACCACCGCTTCTTCCACGACAACCGCGCGCTGCTGGCCGAAGTGGAGGACTTGGAGGAGCGCGCCCGCCGCCGCGACATCCTCGTCGACGACGAGACGCTGTTCGAGTTCTACGACCAGCGCGTCGGCGCCGAAGTCGTCTCCGGCAGGCACTTCGACACCTGGTGGAAGAAGACCCGCCGCGAGCAGCCGGAGCTGCTCAACTTCGAGAAGTCCATGCTCATCAACCAGGAGTCGGCGCGGGTCACCGACCACGACTACCCGGACACCTGGCAGCAGGGCGGCCACCGGCTGGAGCTGACCTACCAGTTCGAGCCGGGTTCCGACGCCGACGGCGTCACCGCGCACATCCCGCTGGCGGTGCTCAACCAGATCGAACCCGCCGGGTTCGACTGGCAGATCCCCGGCCTGCGCGAAGAACGCGTCATCGCGCTGCTGAAGTCGCTGCCGAAGACGTTGCGGCGCAACTTCGTCCCGGTGCCCGACCACGCGCGCGCGGCGCTGTCCCGGATGCCCGCGATGCGCGGCGACCTCGTGGGCGCGCTGAGCGAACAGCTGCGCGCCATGACGGGCGTCGTCGTCCCGCCGGACTCGTTCGACGTGGACGCGCTGCCCGAGCACCTGACGATGTCGTTCCGCGTGATCGACGGCGACGGCAAGAAGCTCGCCGAATCCAAGGACCTCGACGAGCTCAAGCAGCGGCTGCGCCCGAAGTTGCGCGCCGAGATCTCCGCCGCCGCCGACACCGTGGAACGCGTCGGGCTCAGCGAATGGAGCTTCGGCGAACTGCCGCGCACCTTCGAGAAGGAACGCGACGGCAACGCCGTGAAGGCCTACCCGTCGCTGGTCGACGAGGGCGATTCGGTCGCGGTCCGGATGTTCGACACCGAGGCCGAGCAGCGCCGCGCGCTGTGGGACGGCACCCGGCGGCTGCTGCTGCTGAACCTGCCGTCACCCGTGAAGTCCTTGCAGCGCGGCATGAACGCGCGCACCCGCGTCGTGCTCGGCACCGGCCCGCACGGCGACGTCGCGCGGCTGCTGGAGGACTGCGTGACGTGCGCGGTCGACAAGCTCGTCGCCGACGCCGGCGGACCGGTGTGGAGCCAGGCTGGGTTCGCCGCGCTGGAGGCGAAGGTGCGGGCCGGGCTCGGCCCCGTCACCGCCGACACCGCCGCCAAGGTCGAGAAGGTGCTCACCGCCGCCCAGCAGGCCCGGTCGGCGCTGGCCGACCGGGAGCGCACCATGCCGCGGGAGTCGCTGGCCGACGTCCAGGACCAGCTGGCGGGCCTGCTGCACCCCGGTTTCGTCGCCGGAACCGGCTGGGACCGGTTGCCGGACGTGGAGCGGTACCTGCGCGCCGTCGAGCACCGGCTGGAGAAGGTGCAGCACCACCCGCAGCGGGACCGGCAGTGGCTCGCGCAGATCGACGAGGTGCGGGACCGCTACCGGGCGCAGCTCGACGCCGTCCCCGAGGGCCGCGCGCCCGGCGAGGACCTGCTCAAGGTCGGCTGGATGATCGAGGAGTTCCGCGTCTCGCTGTTCGCGCAGCCCCTGGGCACCCCGCACGCGGTCTCCGCCAAGCGAATCCACCGAGCCCTGGACAAGGCCGCCCGCTGA
- a CDS encoding tyrosine-protein phosphatase has product MAGCRELTWDGLLNGRDLGGLPVTGGRVRWGAVVRSGNPVFLSADGWAGLWAHGVRTVVDLTDGGEDGPDQAQRPAGLTTLRLPLDDPADTEFWERWGGPLTCTPLYYPAFVERFPQRIAEVVGAVATAGPGGVLVHCGSGRDRAGLIVLVLLGLLGASAEVIAADHALSHEPLAAFRTARGRADDAPEIERLITAHGTSTVEVVRSITSRDLAAHLRAAGLAGQDLAALRGRMLSRSHPEAPERSVDTPFLYG; this is encoded by the coding sequence ATGGCTGGATGTCGCGAACTGACGTGGGACGGACTGCTCAACGGCCGGGACCTCGGCGGGCTGCCGGTAACCGGTGGGCGGGTGCGCTGGGGCGCGGTGGTGCGCTCCGGGAATCCGGTGTTCTTGAGCGCCGACGGCTGGGCGGGGTTGTGGGCCCACGGCGTGCGCACCGTCGTGGACCTCACCGACGGCGGTGAGGACGGCCCCGATCAGGCGCAGCGCCCGGCCGGGCTCACCACGCTGCGGCTGCCGCTGGACGATCCCGCTGACACCGAGTTCTGGGAGCGCTGGGGCGGCCCGCTGACGTGCACGCCGCTGTACTACCCGGCGTTCGTGGAGCGGTTCCCGCAGCGGATCGCCGAGGTCGTCGGGGCCGTCGCCACGGCCGGACCGGGCGGTGTGCTGGTGCATTGCGGCAGCGGTCGCGACCGCGCCGGGCTGATCGTGCTCGTGCTGCTGGGCCTGCTGGGCGCGTCAGCCGAGGTCATCGCCGCCGATCACGCCCTGAGCCACGAGCCGCTGGCCGCGTTCCGCACCGCTCGGGGCCGGGCCGACGATGCGCCGGAGATCGAGCGGCTGATCACCGCGCACGGCACCAGCACCGTGGAGGTGGTCCGGTCGATCACCTCCCGCGACCTGGCCGCGCACCTGCGCGCCGCGGGCTTGGCGGGCCAGGACCTCGCGGCGCTGCGGGGCCGGATGCTCAGCCGCTCCCACCCGGAGGCGCCGGAGCGCAGCGTCGACACCCCGTTCCTCTACGGCTGA
- a CDS encoding neutral zinc metallopeptidase, with protein MAPVSAGGRRGERVFGVIFALLTCIVLVGGCSRVISGTPSVAGGPATDDVAGLPVDNGPTGPRTGVADADLPVEGTDGGEMDVLARNAVADIQDFWKDEFPESFDGKRFDDVKRLVSYDSTALGGDLCGERTQGLSNAFYCGKENLIAWDRADLLPRLDNSFGPIAVVTVLAHEMGHAVEHRAGTTRENDPTLVLEQQADCFTGAFFRHVAEGDAEHFQVSTGDGLNKVMGVLNYIRDTPGDTDFKGADAHGSAFDRVTAFQYGFSDGPKRCAAMDADDVKQRTTQFQFWKKAQETDLPVDEKNLRAVQDSLQEVFRDTGALPPELVTEPRACDGVRGTAPAAFCPATNTISLSLDDLQKIANPPAKDAPDSGYGDFAAYAQIASRYALSVQQAAGLPLEGANAGLRTACMVGSWSGLLVEDPIGQRNPVGELRMAPGDIDEGVAALLGDDSLIAADVNGDQVPAGFARLDAFRTGFQDGFGPCSTKYGV; from the coding sequence GTGGCACCGGTTTCGGCAGGCGGTCGGCGCGGCGAACGGGTCTTCGGCGTGATCTTCGCGCTGCTCACGTGCATCGTGTTGGTCGGCGGGTGTTCGCGGGTGATCAGCGGCACGCCTTCGGTGGCGGGCGGACCCGCCACCGACGACGTGGCCGGGTTGCCCGTGGACAACGGCCCCACCGGTCCGCGCACCGGGGTCGCCGACGCGGACCTGCCCGTCGAGGGCACCGACGGCGGCGAGATGGACGTGCTGGCGCGCAACGCCGTCGCCGACATCCAGGACTTCTGGAAGGACGAGTTCCCCGAGTCCTTCGACGGCAAGCGGTTCGACGACGTGAAGCGGCTCGTCTCCTACGATTCGACCGCGCTCGGCGGCGACCTGTGCGGCGAGCGGACCCAGGGGTTGTCCAACGCGTTCTACTGCGGCAAGGAGAACCTGATCGCCTGGGACCGCGCCGATCTGCTGCCGCGGCTGGACAACAGCTTCGGGCCGATCGCCGTGGTCACCGTCCTCGCGCACGAGATGGGCCACGCCGTGGAGCACCGCGCGGGCACCACGCGCGAGAACGATCCGACGCTGGTGCTGGAGCAGCAGGCGGACTGCTTCACCGGCGCGTTCTTCCGGCACGTGGCCGAGGGCGACGCCGAGCACTTCCAGGTCTCCACCGGGGACGGCCTGAACAAGGTGATGGGCGTGCTCAACTACATCCGCGACACCCCCGGCGACACCGACTTCAAGGGCGCTGACGCGCACGGCAGCGCGTTCGACCGCGTGACCGCGTTCCAGTACGGGTTCAGCGACGGTCCGAAGCGCTGCGCGGCGATGGACGCCGACGACGTCAAGCAGCGCACCACCCAGTTCCAGTTCTGGAAGAAGGCGCAGGAGACGGACCTGCCGGTGGACGAGAAGAACCTGCGGGCCGTGCAGGACAGCCTGCAGGAGGTCTTCCGGGACACCGGCGCGCTGCCGCCGGAGCTCGTCACCGAACCCCGCGCCTGCGACGGGGTTCGCGGCACCGCGCCCGCCGCTTTCTGCCCGGCGACCAACACGATCTCGTTGAGCCTGGACGACCTGCAGAAGATCGCGAACCCGCCAGCGAAGGACGCGCCGGACTCCGGCTACGGGGATTTCGCCGCGTACGCGCAGATCGCGTCCCGCTACGCGCTGTCGGTGCAGCAGGCCGCCGGTCTGCCGTTGGAGGGGGCGAACGCCGGGCTGCGCACCGCCTGCATGGTCGGTTCCTGGAGCGGGCTGCTCGTCGAGGACCCCATCGGACAGCGCAATCCGGTCGGTGAGCTGCGGATGGCGCCCGGCGACATCGACGAGGGCGTGGCCGCGCTGCTCGGCGACGACAGCCTCATCGCCGCCGACGTCAACGGCGACCAGGTGCCCGCCGGTTTCGCCCGCCTCGACGCGTTCCGGACCGGTTTCCAGGACGGTTTCGGCCCGTGCAGCACGAAGTACGGGGTCTGA
- the glgP gene encoding alpha-glucan family phosphorylase, whose translation MRAVHRFTVRAHLPEPLAALGTLATNLRWTWHPPTQDLFAAVDPAVWSRVGGDPLRLLEEVPAERLRGLAQDDEFLARTRAVDDDLRHYLSVPRWYQQRQAEGAALPSSVAYFSMEFGVSEALPNYSGGLGVLAGDHLKSASDLGVPLIGVGLFYRSGYFRQALSEQGWQQEHYPVQDPKGLPLETLTEPSGEPILVRVAMPGGRVLRARIWKAQVGRVPLLLLDTDLPDNDDDLRGTTDRLYGGDSDHRIRQEILAGVGGVRAVRAYCELTGHPAPEVFHTNEGHAGFLGLERVRELHGAPGLNFDEAVAAVRAGTVFTTHTPVPAGIDRFPVDLVRHYFGDGSSQALLPGVPTERVVALGAENNAGMFNMAHMGLRLAQRANGVSALHGGVLRTMFRGLWPGFGVEEVPIGSVTNGVHGPTWSARELGKLLGESEMDSGAGLRGMEPVSDPLLWELRSSLRQRLVDEVRRRLRQAWLQRGASDLELGWCDSVFDPDVLTIGFARRVPTYKRLTLMLRDTERLRRLLLDPERPVQLVVAGKSHPADEGGKAMIQQIARFADDPEVRHRIVFLPDYDMSLARYLVSGCDVWLNTPVRPLEACGTSGMKAALNGALNLSVRDGWWDELFDGENGWAIPNADGVTDQNRRDDLEAAALYELISTSVAPTFYERSTDGVPGKWMSMVRHTLATLGPRVQSSRMVREYVDRYYGPASRSVQAMTEQDFHGAKEIAEYGARLSAAWSWVRIGSTRMSVDDGATPLLGGRITVRAEVDLAGLEPSDVDVEVVVGRVDDADKLHEFTTESMHPAEDGHYEATVTLPHAGPTGYTVRVLPKHPLLSGPAELGRIVLA comes from the coding sequence GTGAGAGCCGTCCACCGATTCACCGTTCGAGCACATCTGCCGGAGCCGTTGGCGGCGCTGGGAACCCTGGCCACGAACCTGCGCTGGACGTGGCACCCGCCGACGCAGGACCTGTTCGCGGCGGTGGACCCGGCGGTGTGGTCGCGGGTGGGCGGCGACCCGCTGCGACTGCTGGAGGAGGTCCCGGCGGAGCGGCTGCGCGGGCTCGCCCAGGACGACGAGTTCCTGGCCCGCACCCGCGCCGTCGACGACGACCTGCGGCACTACCTGTCGGTGCCCCGCTGGTACCAGCAGCGGCAGGCCGAAGGGGCCGCGCTGCCGTCCTCGGTGGCGTACTTCTCGATGGAGTTCGGCGTCAGCGAGGCGTTGCCGAACTACTCCGGCGGGCTCGGCGTGCTGGCGGGCGACCACCTGAAGTCGGCGTCGGACCTGGGGGTGCCGCTGATCGGGGTGGGCCTGTTCTACCGCTCCGGCTACTTCCGGCAGGCGCTGTCCGAGCAGGGCTGGCAGCAGGAGCACTACCCGGTGCAGGACCCGAAGGGCCTGCCGCTGGAGACGCTGACCGAACCGTCGGGCGAGCCGATCCTGGTGCGGGTCGCGATGCCCGGTGGGCGGGTGCTGCGCGCGCGGATCTGGAAGGCCCAGGTGGGCCGGGTTCCGCTGCTGCTGCTGGACACGGACCTGCCGGACAACGACGACGACCTGCGCGGCACCACCGACCGGCTCTACGGCGGCGACTCGGACCACCGCATCCGGCAGGAGATCCTCGCCGGCGTGGGCGGGGTGCGGGCGGTGCGCGCCTACTGCGAGCTCACCGGCCACCCCGCGCCGGAGGTCTTCCACACCAACGAGGGCCACGCCGGTTTCCTCGGGCTGGAACGCGTCCGGGAACTGCACGGCGCGCCGGGCTTGAACTTCGACGAGGCCGTCGCCGCGGTCCGCGCGGGCACCGTGTTCACCACGCACACCCCCGTTCCGGCGGGCATCGACCGGTTCCCGGTGGACCTGGTGCGCCACTACTTCGGCGACGGTTCCTCGCAGGCGCTGCTGCCGGGGGTGCCGACGGAGCGGGTGGTGGCGCTGGGCGCGGAGAACAACGCGGGCATGTTCAACATGGCGCACATGGGGTTGCGGCTGGCGCAGCGGGCGAACGGGGTGTCGGCGCTGCACGGCGGCGTGCTGCGCACCATGTTCCGCGGGCTGTGGCCCGGTTTCGGCGTGGAGGAGGTGCCGATCGGGTCGGTCACCAACGGGGTGCACGGGCCGACGTGGTCGGCGCGGGAACTCGGCAAGCTGCTCGGCGAGTCCGAAATGGACAGCGGTGCGGGCCTGCGCGGCATGGAACCGGTGAGCGACCCGCTGCTGTGGGAGCTGCGCAGTTCGCTGCGCCAGCGGCTCGTCGACGAGGTGCGCCGCAGGCTCCGGCAGGCGTGGTTGCAGCGCGGTGCCTCCGACCTCGAACTGGGCTGGTGCGACTCGGTCTTCGACCCGGACGTGCTCACCATCGGCTTCGCCCGCCGGGTGCCGACGTACAAGCGCCTCACGCTGATGCTGCGCGACACCGAACGGCTGCGGCGGCTGCTGCTGGACCCGGAGCGCCCGGTGCAGCTGGTGGTGGCGGGCAAGTCGCACCCGGCCGACGAGGGCGGCAAGGCGATGATCCAGCAGATCGCGCGGTTCGCCGACGACCCCGAGGTGCGCCACCGCATCGTCTTCCTGCCGGACTACGACATGTCGTTGGCGCGGTACCTGGTGTCGGGCTGCGACGTGTGGCTCAACACCCCCGTCCGCCCGCTGGAGGCGTGCGGTACCTCGGGGATGAAGGCCGCGCTCAACGGCGCGCTGAACCTGTCGGTGCGCGACGGCTGGTGGGACGAGCTGTTCGACGGCGAGAACGGCTGGGCGATCCCGAACGCCGACGGCGTCACCGACCAGAACCGCCGCGACGACCTGGAGGCCGCCGCGCTCTACGAGCTCATCTCCACCAGCGTCGCGCCCACCTTCTACGAGCGCAGCACCGACGGGGTGCCCGGCAAGTGGATGTCGATGGTGCGGCACACGCTGGCCACGCTGGGCCCGCGGGTGCAGTCCTCCCGCATGGTCCGCGAATACGTGGACCGCTACTACGGCCCGGCGTCGCGGTCGGTGCAGGCGATGACGGAGCAGGACTTCCACGGCGCGAAGGAGATCGCGGAGTACGGTGCGCGGTTGAGCGCGGCGTGGTCGTGGGTGCGGATCGGCTCCACCCGGATGTCCGTGGACGACGGCGCGACCCCGCTGCTGGGCGGGCGCATCACGGTGCGGGCCGAGGTGGACCTGGCGGGCCTGGAACCGTCCGATGTGGACGTGGAGGTAGTGGTGGGCCGCGTCGACGACGCGGACAAGCTTCACGAGTTCACCACGGAATCCATGCACCCGGCCGAAGACGGCCACTACGAGGCGACGGTCACGCTGCCCCACGCGGGCCCGACCGGCTACACGGTCCGAGTGCTCCCCAAACACCCCCTCCTATCGGGCCCCGCAGAACTCGGCCGAATCGTCCTGGCATGA
- a CDS encoding neutral zinc metallopeptidase, with the protein MRTRRIRILSAALLTLVLEVAGCSRPAPTPPAEAESATVDPGFVHGTDGGDLDRLAATVISDVQAYWAATLPAVTGRPWHDLDGGFFSVDTTASTGRPPPCSGSVSNLEGNAYYCASVDAIAWDRAALLPVLREHYGDAAVAVVLAHEVGHAVQQRSGVDVGAGSDAARVEAGADCYAGAFLRAAADGRTEHLRVSPAQLDQALHALIVFRDPIGTDASSGDAHGTSFDRITAFQDGHRDGPGRCADVPTERAPTGDAPDDGNAPLQAVVDRTADAGAEFFGDQVAAAGRSWTPPAVRSRDCPADPVGYCAERGLIGYDPAGLDELHRDVGDQATATLLASRHALAALTALGRPTSGAAAGRAISCLTGAYTATEPGLSAGDLDEAIESLLVSDSVSRDATGGQALTGGERVAAFRTGLLHGPVHCG; encoded by the coding sequence GTGCGCACTCGGCGGATCCGGATCCTCTCCGCTGCCCTGCTGACCCTCGTGCTCGAGGTCGCGGGCTGCTCACGTCCTGCGCCGACGCCGCCCGCCGAGGCCGAGTCGGCGACGGTCGACCCCGGGTTCGTGCACGGCACCGACGGCGGTGACCTCGACCGGCTCGCCGCCACCGTCATCAGCGACGTGCAGGCGTACTGGGCGGCGACGCTGCCCGCCGTGACCGGGCGGCCGTGGCACGACCTCGACGGCGGCTTCTTCTCCGTCGACACCACGGCGAGCACCGGGCGGCCCCCGCCGTGCTCGGGCTCCGTCTCGAACCTGGAGGGCAACGCCTACTACTGCGCCTCCGTGGACGCCATCGCCTGGGACCGCGCGGCGCTGCTGCCGGTGCTGCGCGAGCACTACGGCGACGCGGCGGTCGCCGTGGTCCTCGCCCACGAGGTCGGCCACGCCGTGCAGCAGCGGTCCGGAGTGGACGTCGGCGCGGGCAGCGACGCGGCCCGCGTCGAAGCGGGCGCCGACTGCTACGCGGGCGCCTTCCTGCGCGCCGCCGCCGACGGGCGCACCGAACACCTGCGCGTCTCCCCCGCGCAGCTCGACCAGGCGCTGCACGCGCTGATCGTGTTCCGCGACCCCATCGGCACCGACGCGTCCTCCGGCGACGCGCACGGCACGTCCTTCGACCGGATCACCGCGTTCCAGGACGGCCACCGGGACGGGCCGGGCCGCTGCGCCGACGTCCCCACCGAACGCGCCCCCACCGGCGACGCCCCCGACGACGGCAACGCACCGCTGCAGGCGGTCGTCGACCGGACCGCCGACGCGGGCGCGGAGTTCTTCGGCGACCAGGTCGCCGCCGCGGGCCGGAGCTGGACGCCGCCCGCGGTGCGCTCCCGCGACTGCCCGGCCGACCCGGTCGGGTACTGCGCCGAGCGCGGCCTGATCGGCTACGACCCGGCCGGGCTCGACGAGCTGCACCGCGACGTCGGCGACCAGGCGACGGCCACCCTGCTCGCGTCCCGGCACGCGCTCGCCGCGCTCACCGCGCTCGGGCGGCCCACCAGCGGCGCCGCCGCGGGCAGGGCGATCAGCTGCCTCACCGGCGCCTACACCGCCACCGAACCCGGGCTCTCCGCGGGCGACCTGGACGAAGCGATCGAATCGCTGCTGGTCAGCGACAGCGTGTCCCGCGATGCCACCGGCGGCCAAGCTCTCACCGGCGGTGAGCGGGTCGCCGCGTTCCGCACCGGGCTGCTGCACGGGCCCGTCCACTGCGGATGA